One Novipirellula caenicola genomic window carries:
- a CDS encoding type II and III secretion system protein family protein: MASHSISQTVERFEMLVKSSRILTLEDRIPKFQVHNEEVIGATPVSQNQIQIFAKVPGTTQLNLWDTNDKLYTVDVTVLADAREVEGILSSQLPFASLKVMPINDSAIISGTVTSVDDVDRAVAIVEQFYSTVVNNIKVVGVQQVLLHTKIMEISRTKFRDLGIDLAILDSGNLFVNAPGGLINASSSTISSGVVQAADQANASVLTGDFSALIKALRQDDLVKLLAEPTVVATHGRPARFIVGGKVPYIVPSGNGAVSVRYEEYGTSVDFLPFVVGPGRIRLEVRPEVSEVDSSRSIINESTQVFAFTHRYVETAVELQAGQTFALAGLLQTRTEATRRSTPFFGELPYIGTFFRRISERRNDIELLVTVTPEVVAAMDPCEAPISGPGLNSDSPNDKEFYLRGFLEVPNMKGNNCGEEINACNDVQGFSIDPSYGGQVLGGNSHQFDQEILRHPGVPEGAVVPGSTPTVIGDGVTVMSPEN; the protein is encoded by the coding sequence ATGGCATCCCATAGTATTTCTCAGACGGTAGAACGGTTTGAGATGCTGGTCAAAAGCAGTCGCATTTTGACATTGGAAGATCGCATTCCTAAATTCCAAGTGCATAACGAGGAAGTGATTGGAGCGACTCCGGTTTCGCAAAATCAAATTCAGATCTTCGCGAAGGTTCCCGGGACGACTCAATTGAATCTCTGGGACACGAACGACAAACTTTACACGGTCGACGTGACAGTGCTTGCGGATGCTCGCGAGGTCGAAGGGATTCTCAGTTCGCAGCTGCCGTTTGCATCGTTGAAGGTCATGCCGATCAACGACAGTGCCATCATTTCCGGGACGGTGACCAGCGTCGATGACGTGGACCGTGCCGTCGCGATTGTCGAACAGTTCTATTCGACCGTCGTCAACAACATCAAGGTGGTCGGCGTCCAGCAAGTGCTGCTACACACCAAGATTATGGAGATTTCACGCACCAAGTTCCGTGATTTGGGGATCGATTTGGCGATCCTTGATTCAGGCAACTTGTTCGTCAACGCTCCCGGTGGATTGATCAACGCATCATCCAGCACGATTTCAAGCGGTGTGGTTCAGGCAGCGGATCAAGCCAACGCAAGCGTATTGACGGGAGACTTCAGTGCTCTGATCAAAGCACTCCGCCAAGACGATTTGGTGAAATTGTTGGCCGAACCCACGGTGGTCGCCACTCACGGACGCCCCGCACGTTTCATCGTTGGTGGTAAAGTGCCTTACATTGTTCCATCGGGCAACGGAGCGGTATCGGTTCGCTATGAAGAGTATGGCACCTCGGTTGACTTCTTGCCTTTCGTGGTCGGCCCCGGCCGAATTCGTTTGGAAGTTCGCCCCGAGGTAAGCGAAGTCGACTCGTCGCGTTCGATCATCAATGAATCGACTCAGGTGTTCGCGTTCACTCATCGTTATGTTGAAACCGCGGTGGAATTGCAGGCAGGACAGACGTTTGCGTTGGCCGGTTTGTTGCAAACACGTACCGAGGCGACTCGCCGCTCGACTCCGTTCTTTGGCGAACTGCCTTACATCGGAACGTTCTTTCGCCGGATCAGCGAACGTCGCAACGACATCGAATTGCTAGTGACCGTGACTCCGGAAGTGGTTGCCGCGATGGATCCGTGTGAAGCACCGATCAGCGGACCCGGTTTGAATTCGGATTCCCCCAACGACAAAGAGTTCTACCTACGAGGATTCTTGGAAGTGCCGAACATGAAGGGGAACAATTGCGGCGAGGAAATCAACGCTTGCAACGATGTTCAGGGCTTCAGCATCGATCCATCGTACGGTGGACAGGTCCTCGGTGGAAATTCGCACCAATTTGACCAAGAGATCCTGCGTCACCCAGGTGTGCCCGAAGGTGCGGTCGTCCCCGGATCGACCCCAACGGTCATCGGTGATGGGGTGACCGTGATGTCGCCCGAAAATTAA